The Schistosoma haematobium chromosome 7, whole genome shotgun sequence genome contains a region encoding:
- a CDS encoding hypothetical protein (EggNog:ENOG410VZNJ~COG:S) translates to MDAAFIWNLSKLGRIGSRRLQFDDDFADRLNYQYTSVLLFLFIGLIGVRQYVGKPIQCWIPQEFTRGWEEYAENYCWVANTYFAPVENRLPPVPDRRESLLVYYQWAPIVMAAQALLFYLPCLLWRLGMAHSGFNLHRVLQMAAEANEMLPEATAKTVRILSYYMKSCIQRQRLYKYTNQYKNFGLCNRLENETIIGEDQLFNTCTLDNEGKTLRNMNTGRLYSSNHVCSKDVIEAENSCRVISKPLNGKAISTVKLPNEHIIYNESTEHSMSSNSSLENLRKGRGRKPAPPPPPKIKNTSANSIHDHQRSQLEAQNIKSSENISSFQESRKISTSKVLTENGNLSQTTKSLGKKDGKLSPFTTFRCRFLWCGKKHGNFLVTLYMFVKFSYLSNVIGQIYLMQHFIGTKYTLYGAQVLVDLIKGQEWHHSGHFPRVTFCDLEAKKLGKNHVYTLQCVLPLNMFLEKIYIFLWFWHVLIACINLISFLIWIYRIFLPKSRMKFIIDYLKVLNLIPINNQLKIDNKINEFVNYYLGLDGLFVIRLITSNCGILLASELTAELWKSYQNLFLDQNITSEPTYFCINKTINSIKNHKDHSSIHRKQFPIISNSSIPNTINPYSWTKQSKSNHDDDDHDGDGDDVINSIHKDSIKYNHQSIHVINDSILSSCSPITPISHMSTINHNKLKSTQTHRSHLGRLGNSSDDIV, encoded by the exons ATGGATGCTGCATTTATTTGGAATTTATCTAAACTTGGACGCATTGGATCTAGACGTTTACAATTTGATGATGATTTTGCCGATCGATTGAATTATCAATATACaagtgttttattatttttatttatcggTCTTATTGGTGTACGTCAATATGTTG GTAAACCTATTCAGTGTTGGATACCTCAAGAATTTACAAGAGGATGGGAAGAATACGCCGAAAATTATTGTTGGGTAGCAAATACATATTTTGCACCAGTTGAAAATCGATTACCACCAGTTCCAGATAGACGTGAATCACTTCTAGTTTATTATCAATGGGCACCAATTGTAATGGCTGCTCAAGCACTACTATTCTATTTACCATGTTTATTGTGGCGTTTAGGCATGGCACATTCTGGTTTTAATTTGCATCGTGTCTTACAAATGGCGGCTGAAGCAAATGAAATGTTACCAGAAGCAACGGCTAAAACTGTTCGTATTCTGTCATACTATATGAAAAGTTGTATACAACGACAGAGATTGTATAA ATATACTAATCAATACAAAAATTTCGGACTTTGCAACCGATTGGAAAATGAGACTATAATTGGAGAAGACCAATTATTCAATACATGTACATTAGATAATGAAGGTAAAACATTAAGAAATATGAATACTGGTCGATTGTATTCATCAAATCATGTTTGTTCAAAAGATGTGATTGAAGCAGAAAATTCTTGTCGTGTAATTTCAAAACCATTAAATGGTAAAGCGATTAGTACAGTAAAATTACCAAATGAacatattatttataatgaaagTACAGAACATTCTATGAGTTCTAATTCatctttagaaaatttacgTAAAG GACGTGGACGAAAACCAGCTCCACCACCTCCACCAAAAATCAAGAACACTTCAGCCAATTCAATTCACGATCATCAAAGGTCACAATTAGAAGCACAAAATATTAAATCTTCAGAAAATATCAGCAGTTTTCAAGAGAGTAGAAAGATATCAACTTCTAAAGTTTTAACTGAAAATGGAAACTTAAGCCAGACTACCAAAA gTCTTGGTAAAAAGGATGGGAAATTGTCACCTTTTACAACTTTCAGATGTCGATTTTTATGGTGTGGTAAAAAACATGGAAATTTTCTTGTTACACTTTATATGTTTGTGAAATTTAGCTATCTATCAAATGTTATTGGACAAATTTATTTAATGCAACATTTCATTGgtacaaaatatacattataTGGTGCTCAAGTATTAGTCGATTTAATAAAAGGTCAAGAATGGCATCATTCAGGTCATTTTCCACGAGTTACATTTTGTGACTTAGAAGCAAAGAAATTAGGCAAAAATCATGT TTATACCCTTCAATGTGTTCTACCATTGAATATGTTCTTGGAGAAAATTTATATCTTTTTATGGTTTTGGCATGTATTAATTGCTTGTATTAATTTAATTAGTTTTCTGATATGGATTTATCGAATATTTTTACCAAAATCaagaatgaaatttattattgattatttaaaagtattaaatttaattccaattaataatcaattaaaaatcgataataaaattaatgaatttgtgaattattatttagGTTTAGATGGTTTATTTGTAATACGTTTAATTACATCTAATTGTGGTATTTTATTAGCTAGTGAATTAACAGCAGAATTATGGAAAAgttatcaaaatttatttctAGACCAAAATATAACATCGGAACCAACatatttttgtataaataaaacaatcaattcTATAAAGAATCATAAAgatcattcatccattcatagAAAACAATTTCCAATCATTTCAAATAGTTCAATACCTAATACAATAAATCCATATTCTTGGACAAAACAATCAAAGAGtaatcatgatgatgatgatcatgatggtgatggtgatgatgtAATTAATTCTATTCATAAAGATTCTATTAAATATaatcatcaatcaattcatgtgATAAATGATTCTATTTTAAGTAGTTGTTCACCAATTACACCAATTAGTCACATGTCAACTATTAATCATAATAAGCTAAAATCAACTCAAACACATCGATCACATCTTGGACGATTAGGTAATTCATCAGATGATATtgtttaa